A genomic region of Microtus ochrogaster isolate Prairie Vole_2 chromosome 15, MicOch1.0, whole genome shotgun sequence contains the following coding sequences:
- the Cpsf1 gene encoding cleavage and polyadenylation specificity factor subunit 1 isoform X1, with the protein MYAVYKQAHPPTGLEFAMYCNFFNNSERNLVVAGTSQLYVYRLNRDAEALTKSDGGTEGKAHREKLELVASFSFFGNVMSMASVQLAGAKRDALLLSFKDAKLSVVEYDPGTHDLKTLSLHYFEEPELRDGFVQNVHTPRVRVDPDGRCAAMLIYGTRLVVLPFRRESLAEEHEGLMGEGQRSSFLPSYIIDVRALDEKLLNIIDLQFLHGYYEPTLLILFEPNQTWPGRVAVRQDTCSIVAISLNITQKVHPVIWSLTSLPFDCTQALAVPKPIGGVVIFAVNSLLYLNQSVPPYGVALNSLTTGTTSFPLRTQEGVRITLDCAQAAFISYDKMVISLKGGEIYVLTLITDGMRSVRAFHFDKAAASVLTTSMVTMEPGYLFLGSRLGNSLLLKYTEKLQEPLASSVREAADKEEPPSKKKRVDPTAGWTGGKTVPQDEVDEIEVYGSEAQSGTQLATYSFEVCDSMLNIGPCANAAVGEPAFLSEEFQNSPEPDLEIVVCSGYGKNGALSVLQKSIRPQVVTTFELPGCYDMWTVIAPVRKEEEETPKAESTEQEPAAPKAEEDGRRHGFLILSREDSTMILQTGQEIMELDTSGFATQGPTVFAGNIGDNRYIVQVSPLGIRLLEGVNQLHFIPVDLGAPIVQCAVADPYVVIMSAEGHVTMFLLKSDSYGGRHHRLALHKPPLHHQSKVIALCLYRDVSGMFTTESRLGGARDELGGRSSSEAEGLGSETSPTVDDEEEMLYGDSGSLFSPSKEEARRSNQPPADRDPAPFRVDPTHWCLLVRENGTMEIYQLPDWRLVFLVKNFPVGQRVLVDSSFGQPTTQGEVRKEEATRQGELPLVKEVLLVALGSRQSRPYLLVHVDQELLIYEAFPHDSQLGQGNLKVRFKKVPHNINFREKKPKPSKKKTEGCSTEEGPGVRGRVARFRYFEDIYGYSGVFICGPSPHWLLVTGRGALRLHPMGIDGPIDSFAPFHNVNCPRGFLYFNRQGELRISVLPAYLSYDAPWPVRKIPLRCTAHYVAYHVESKVYAVATSTNTPCTRIPRMTGEEKEFEAIERDDRYIHPQQEAFSIQLISPVSWEAIPNARIELEEWEHVTCMKTVSLRSEETVSGLKGYVAAGTCLMQGEEVTCRGRILIMDVIEVVPEPGQPLTKNKFKVLYEKEQKGPVTALCHCNGHLVSAIGQKIFLWSLRASELTGMAFIDTQLYIHQMISVKNFILAADVMKSISLLRYQEESKTLSLVSRDAKPLEVYSVDFMVDNAQLGFLVSDRDRNLMVYMYLPEAKESFGGMRLLRRADFHVGAHVNTFWRTPCRGAAEGPSKKSVVWENKHITWFATLDGGIGLLLPMQEKTYRRLLMLQNALTTMLPHHAGLNPRAFRMLHVDRRTLQNAVRNVLDGELLNRYLYLSTMERSELAKKIGTTPDIILDDLLETDRVTAHF; encoded by the exons ATGTACGCGGTGTACAAGCAGGCACACCCGCCCACAGGGCTGGAGTTTGCCATGTACTGCAACTTCTTCAATAACAGTGAGCGCAACCTCGTGGTGGCCGGCACCTCGCAGCTCTATGTGTACCGCCTGAACCGCGACGCTGAG gCTCTGACCAAGAGTGATGGGGGCACGG AGGGGAAGGCCCATAGAGAGAAACTAGAGCTGGTagcctccttctccttttttggCAACGTCATGTCCATGGCCAGCGTGCAACTTGCGGGTGCCAAACGTGATGCcttgcttctcagtttcaaagATGCTAAG ctgtcAGTGGTGGAGTATGACCCAGGCACCCATGACCTGAAGACCCTCTCTCTCCACTACTTTGAGGAGCCTGAACTTCGG GATGGCTTTGTGCAGAATGTGCATACGCCTCGTGTACGGGTGGACCCTGATGGGCGCTGCGCGGCCATGCTCATCTACGGCACGAGGCTGGTAGTTCTGCCTTTCCGCAGAGAAAGCCTGGCTGAGGAGCATGAGGGGCTCATGGGCGAAGG ACAGAGGTCcagcttcctgcccagctacatCATCGATGTGCGGGCTCTGGATGAGAAGCTGCTCAACATCATTGACCTGCAGTTCCTCCATGGCTACTACGAGCCCACCCTGCTTATCCTGTTTGAACCCAACCAGACCTGGCCCGG GCGGGTGGCCGTGAGGCAGGACACGTGCTCCATTGTGGCTATCTCGCTGAACATCACACAGAAAGTCCATCCGGTCATCTGGTCCCTCACCAGCTTGCCTTTTGACTGTACCCAGGCCCTGGCTGTGCCCAAGCCCATAG GTGGGGTGGTGATCTTTGCTGTTAACTCTCTGTTGTACCTGAACCAGAGTGTTCCCCCATACGGTGTGGCTCTCAATAGTCTCACCACAGGCACCACTTCTTTCCCGTTAC GTACCCAAGAAGGCGTACGGATCACCCTGGACTGCGCACAGGCAGCCTTCATCTCTTACGATAAGATGGTCATCTCCCTCAAGGGAGGCGAGAT TTACGTGCTGACCCTCATCACTGATGGCATGCGTAGTGTCCGAGCGTTTCACTTTGACAAGGCAGCTGCTAGTGTCCTTACCACCAGT ATGGTCACCATGGAGCCGGGATACCTGTTCCTGGGTTCTCGCCTGGGCAACTCCCTCCTCCTCAAGTACACAGAGAAGCTgcaggagcccctggccagctcTGTCCGTGAGGCTGCTGACAAG GAAGAACCTCCCTCCAAGAAGAAGCGAGTGGACCCTACAGCGGGCTGGACAG GAGGCAAGACGGTGCCACAGGATGAGGTGGATGAAATTGAAGTGTATGGCAGTGAGGCCCAGTCAGGCACACAGCTGGCCACCTACTCTTTTGAG GTGTGCGACAGCATGCTCAACATTGGCCCCTGTGCCAACGCTGCTGTGGGCgagcctgccttcctctctgaagAG TTTCAGAACAGTCCTGAGCCAGACCTGGAGATTGTGGTTTGCTCTGGCTACGGGAAAAATGGGGCCCTGTCAGTGCTGCAG AAGAGTATCCGGCCCCAGGTGGTGACAACCTTTGAACTTCCTGGCTGCTATGATATGTGGACGGTCATTGCTCCAGTGCGGAAAGAGGAG GAAGAAACGCCCAAAGCAGAAAGCACGGAGCAGGAGCCTGCTGCCCCCAAAGCAGAGGAGGATGGGCGACGACATGGCTTCCTTATTCTTAGCCGGGAAGACTCAACCATG ATCCTACAGACTGGCCAGGAGATCATGGAGCTGGACACCAGTGGCTTTGCCACACAGGGCCCCACGGTCTTTGCCGGAAACATTGGGGACAATCGCTATATTGTCCAAGTCTCACCGCTGGGCATTCGCCTGTTGGAAGGCG TGAATCAGCTGCACTTCATCCCTGTGGACCTGGGTGCCCCCATTGTCCAGTGTGCTGTGGCTGATCCGTATGTGGTCATCATGAGTGCTGAGGGTCACGTTACCATGTTCCTACTCAAGAGTGATTCATATGGTggccgccaccaccgcctggcactaCACAAGCCTCCACTGCATCAT CAGTCTAAGGTGATTGCGCTCTGCCTGTACCGTGATGTCAGTGGCATGTTTACCACTGAGAGCCGCCTGGGTGGGGCCCGTGATGAATTGGGGGGCCGAAGTAGCTCAGAAGCTGAAGGTCTGGGCTCGGAAACAAG CCCCACAGTGGACGATGAGGAAGAGATGTTATATGGGGACTCCGGCTCCCTCTTCAGTCCCAGCAAAGAGGAGGCCCGCAGGAGCAACCAGCCCCCGGCTGACCGTGACCCTGCACCCTTCAGGGTAGACCCCACCCACTGGTGTCTGCTGGTGCGGGAGAATGGCACCATGGAG ATCTACCAGCTCCCAGACTGGCGGCTGGTTTTCCTAGTTAAGAACTTCCCTGTGGGACAGCGGGTCTTGGTGGACAGTTCTTTTGGACAGCCCACTACACAAGGTGAAGTCCGAAAGGAGGAGGCCACACGCCAGGGGGAGCTGCCTTTGGTCAAGGAGGTGTTGCTGGTTGCCCTGGGAAGCCGGCAGAGCAGGCCCTACCTACTG GTACACGTGGACCAGGAGTTGCTTATCTATGAAGCCTTCCCCCATGACTCTCAGCTTGGCCAGGGAAATCTGAAAGTTCGCTTCAAGAAG GTCCCCCACAATATCAACTTCCGTGAGAAGAAGCCGAAGCCATCTAAGAAGAAGACAGAAGGGTGCAGCACCGAGGAGGGACCTGGAGTCCGAGGCCGTGTGGCACGTTTCCGCTACTTTGAGGATATTTATGGCTATTCAGGG GTTTTCATCTGCGGACCCTCGCCTCACTGGCTCCTGGTGACTGGCCGTGGGGCTCTGCGTCTGCATCCCATGGGCATTGATGGCCCCATTGACTCCTTTGCTCCATTCCACAATGTGAACTGCCCTCGTGGCTTCCTGTACTTCAACAGACAG GGTGAGCTGAGGATCAGCGTCCTGCCTGCCTACCTGTCCTATGATGCTCCATGGCCTGTCAGGAAGATCCCACTGCGCTGCACAGCCCACTACGTGGCCTACCATGTAGAGTCCAAG GTGTATGCCGTGGCCACCAGCACCAACACACCCTGCACTCGCATCCCACGCATGACTGGTGAGGAAAAGGAATTTGAGGCCATTGAGAGAG ATGACAGATACATCCACCCCCAGCAAGAAGCCTTCTCCATCCAGCTCATCTCCCCAGTCAGCTGGGAGGCCATTCCCAATGCCAG GATCGAGCTAGAGGAATGGGAGCATGTCACGTGCATGAAGACTGTGTCACTACGCAGTGAGGAGACCGTTTCAGGCCTAAAGGgctatgtggctgctgggacctGCCTCATGCAGGGGGAGGAAGTCACGTGCCGTGGGCGG ATCCTGATCATGGACGTGATTGAAGTGGTGCCTGAGCCTGGGCAGCCCCTGACCAAGAACAAGTTCAAGGTCCTGTATGAGAAGGAGCAGAAGGGGCCTGTGACCGCGCTATGCCACTGCAATGGCCACCTGGTGTCAGCCATTGGCCAAAAA ATCTTCCTGTGGAGCCTGCGGGCCAGCGAGCTGACGGGCATGGCCTTCATTGACACCCAGCTCTACATCCACCAGATGATCAGTGTCAAGAACTTCATCCTGGCCGCAGACGTCATGAAGAGCATCTCACTGCTGCGTTACCAGGAGGAGAGCAAGACGCTGAGCCTGGTGTCCCGG GATGCCAAGCCTTTGGAGGTGTACAGCGTGGATTTCATGGTGGACAATGCCCAGCTGGGCTTCTTAG TGTCTGACCGAGACCGCAATCTTATGGTGTACATGTATCTGCCGGAAG CCAAAGAGAGTTTTGGGGGCATGCGCCTGCTGCGCCGGGCAGACTTCCATGTGGGTGCCCATGTGAACACATTCTGGAGGACCCCGTGCAGAGGTGCTGCAGAGGGACCCAGCAAGAAGTCGGTTGTGTGGGAAAACAAGCATATCACATGGTTTG CCACCCTGGACGGTGGCATTGGGCTCCTGTTGCCCATGCAAGAGAAGACATACCGGCGGCTGCTGATGCTGCAGAATGCACTGACAACTATGCTACCCCACCATGCCGGCCTCAACCCCCGTGCCTTCCG AATGTTGCACGTGGACCGGCGCACCCTACAGAATGCTGTGCGCAACGTCCTTGATGGAGAGCTACTAAACCGCTACCTATACCTTAGCACCATGGAGCGCAGTGAGCTGGCCAAGAAGATCGGTACCACACCCGACATT ATCCTGGATGACTTGCTGGAAACAGACCGTGTCACTGCTCACTTCTAG
- the Cpsf1 gene encoding cleavage and polyadenylation specificity factor subunit 1 isoform X2, producing MYAVYKQAHPPTGLEFAMYCNFFNNSERNLVVAGTSQLYVYRLNRDAEALTKSDGGTEGKAHREKLELVASFSFFGNVMSMASVQLAGAKRDALLLSFKDAKLSVVEYDPGTHDLKTLSLHYFEEPELRDGFVQNVHTPRVRVDPDGRCAAMLIYGTRLVVLPFRRESLAEEHEGLMGEGQRSSFLPSYIIDVRALDEKLLNIIDLQFLHGYYEPTLLILFEPNQTWPGRVAVRQDTCSIVAISLNITQKVHPVIWSLTSLPFDCTQALAVPKPIGGVVIFAVNSLLYLNQSVPPYGVALNSLTTGTTSFPLRTQEGVRITLDCAQAAFISYDKMVISLKGGEIYVLTLITDGMRSVRAFHFDKAAASVLTTSMVTMEPGYLFLGSRLGNSLLLKYTEKLQEPLASSVREAADKEEPPSKKKRVDPTAGWTGGKTVPQDEVDEIEVYGSEAQSGTQLATYSFEVCDSMLNIGPCANAAVGEPAFLSEEFQNSPEPDLEIVVCSGYGKNGALSVLQKSIRPQVVTTFELPGCYDMWTVIAPVRKEEEETPKAESTEQEPAAPKAEEDGRRHGFLILSREDSTMILQTGQEIMELDTSGFATQGPTVFAGNIGDNRYIVQVSPLGIRLLEGVNQLHFIPVDLGAPIVQCAVADPYVVIMSAEGHVTMFLLKSDSYGGRHHRLALHKPPLHHSKVIALCLYRDVSGMFTTESRLGGARDELGGRSSSEAEGLGSETSPTVDDEEEMLYGDSGSLFSPSKEEARRSNQPPADRDPAPFRVDPTHWCLLVRENGTMEIYQLPDWRLVFLVKNFPVGQRVLVDSSFGQPTTQGEVRKEEATRQGELPLVKEVLLVALGSRQSRPYLLVHVDQELLIYEAFPHDSQLGQGNLKVRFKKVPHNINFREKKPKPSKKKTEGCSTEEGPGVRGRVARFRYFEDIYGYSGVFICGPSPHWLLVTGRGALRLHPMGIDGPIDSFAPFHNVNCPRGFLYFNRQGELRISVLPAYLSYDAPWPVRKIPLRCTAHYVAYHVESKVYAVATSTNTPCTRIPRMTGEEKEFEAIERDDRYIHPQQEAFSIQLISPVSWEAIPNARIELEEWEHVTCMKTVSLRSEETVSGLKGYVAAGTCLMQGEEVTCRGRILIMDVIEVVPEPGQPLTKNKFKVLYEKEQKGPVTALCHCNGHLVSAIGQKIFLWSLRASELTGMAFIDTQLYIHQMISVKNFILAADVMKSISLLRYQEESKTLSLVSRDAKPLEVYSVDFMVDNAQLGFLVSDRDRNLMVYMYLPEAKESFGGMRLLRRADFHVGAHVNTFWRTPCRGAAEGPSKKSVVWENKHITWFATLDGGIGLLLPMQEKTYRRLLMLQNALTTMLPHHAGLNPRAFRMLHVDRRTLQNAVRNVLDGELLNRYLYLSTMERSELAKKIGTTPDIILDDLLETDRVTAHF from the exons ATGTACGCGGTGTACAAGCAGGCACACCCGCCCACAGGGCTGGAGTTTGCCATGTACTGCAACTTCTTCAATAACAGTGAGCGCAACCTCGTGGTGGCCGGCACCTCGCAGCTCTATGTGTACCGCCTGAACCGCGACGCTGAG gCTCTGACCAAGAGTGATGGGGGCACGG AGGGGAAGGCCCATAGAGAGAAACTAGAGCTGGTagcctccttctccttttttggCAACGTCATGTCCATGGCCAGCGTGCAACTTGCGGGTGCCAAACGTGATGCcttgcttctcagtttcaaagATGCTAAG ctgtcAGTGGTGGAGTATGACCCAGGCACCCATGACCTGAAGACCCTCTCTCTCCACTACTTTGAGGAGCCTGAACTTCGG GATGGCTTTGTGCAGAATGTGCATACGCCTCGTGTACGGGTGGACCCTGATGGGCGCTGCGCGGCCATGCTCATCTACGGCACGAGGCTGGTAGTTCTGCCTTTCCGCAGAGAAAGCCTGGCTGAGGAGCATGAGGGGCTCATGGGCGAAGG ACAGAGGTCcagcttcctgcccagctacatCATCGATGTGCGGGCTCTGGATGAGAAGCTGCTCAACATCATTGACCTGCAGTTCCTCCATGGCTACTACGAGCCCACCCTGCTTATCCTGTTTGAACCCAACCAGACCTGGCCCGG GCGGGTGGCCGTGAGGCAGGACACGTGCTCCATTGTGGCTATCTCGCTGAACATCACACAGAAAGTCCATCCGGTCATCTGGTCCCTCACCAGCTTGCCTTTTGACTGTACCCAGGCCCTGGCTGTGCCCAAGCCCATAG GTGGGGTGGTGATCTTTGCTGTTAACTCTCTGTTGTACCTGAACCAGAGTGTTCCCCCATACGGTGTGGCTCTCAATAGTCTCACCACAGGCACCACTTCTTTCCCGTTAC GTACCCAAGAAGGCGTACGGATCACCCTGGACTGCGCACAGGCAGCCTTCATCTCTTACGATAAGATGGTCATCTCCCTCAAGGGAGGCGAGAT TTACGTGCTGACCCTCATCACTGATGGCATGCGTAGTGTCCGAGCGTTTCACTTTGACAAGGCAGCTGCTAGTGTCCTTACCACCAGT ATGGTCACCATGGAGCCGGGATACCTGTTCCTGGGTTCTCGCCTGGGCAACTCCCTCCTCCTCAAGTACACAGAGAAGCTgcaggagcccctggccagctcTGTCCGTGAGGCTGCTGACAAG GAAGAACCTCCCTCCAAGAAGAAGCGAGTGGACCCTACAGCGGGCTGGACAG GAGGCAAGACGGTGCCACAGGATGAGGTGGATGAAATTGAAGTGTATGGCAGTGAGGCCCAGTCAGGCACACAGCTGGCCACCTACTCTTTTGAG GTGTGCGACAGCATGCTCAACATTGGCCCCTGTGCCAACGCTGCTGTGGGCgagcctgccttcctctctgaagAG TTTCAGAACAGTCCTGAGCCAGACCTGGAGATTGTGGTTTGCTCTGGCTACGGGAAAAATGGGGCCCTGTCAGTGCTGCAG AAGAGTATCCGGCCCCAGGTGGTGACAACCTTTGAACTTCCTGGCTGCTATGATATGTGGACGGTCATTGCTCCAGTGCGGAAAGAGGAG GAAGAAACGCCCAAAGCAGAAAGCACGGAGCAGGAGCCTGCTGCCCCCAAAGCAGAGGAGGATGGGCGACGACATGGCTTCCTTATTCTTAGCCGGGAAGACTCAACCATG ATCCTACAGACTGGCCAGGAGATCATGGAGCTGGACACCAGTGGCTTTGCCACACAGGGCCCCACGGTCTTTGCCGGAAACATTGGGGACAATCGCTATATTGTCCAAGTCTCACCGCTGGGCATTCGCCTGTTGGAAGGCG TGAATCAGCTGCACTTCATCCCTGTGGACCTGGGTGCCCCCATTGTCCAGTGTGCTGTGGCTGATCCGTATGTGGTCATCATGAGTGCTGAGGGTCACGTTACCATGTTCCTACTCAAGAGTGATTCATATGGTggccgccaccaccgcctggcactaCACAAGCCTCCACTGCATCAT TCTAAGGTGATTGCGCTCTGCCTGTACCGTGATGTCAGTGGCATGTTTACCACTGAGAGCCGCCTGGGTGGGGCCCGTGATGAATTGGGGGGCCGAAGTAGCTCAGAAGCTGAAGGTCTGGGCTCGGAAACAAG CCCCACAGTGGACGATGAGGAAGAGATGTTATATGGGGACTCCGGCTCCCTCTTCAGTCCCAGCAAAGAGGAGGCCCGCAGGAGCAACCAGCCCCCGGCTGACCGTGACCCTGCACCCTTCAGGGTAGACCCCACCCACTGGTGTCTGCTGGTGCGGGAGAATGGCACCATGGAG ATCTACCAGCTCCCAGACTGGCGGCTGGTTTTCCTAGTTAAGAACTTCCCTGTGGGACAGCGGGTCTTGGTGGACAGTTCTTTTGGACAGCCCACTACACAAGGTGAAGTCCGAAAGGAGGAGGCCACACGCCAGGGGGAGCTGCCTTTGGTCAAGGAGGTGTTGCTGGTTGCCCTGGGAAGCCGGCAGAGCAGGCCCTACCTACTG GTACACGTGGACCAGGAGTTGCTTATCTATGAAGCCTTCCCCCATGACTCTCAGCTTGGCCAGGGAAATCTGAAAGTTCGCTTCAAGAAG GTCCCCCACAATATCAACTTCCGTGAGAAGAAGCCGAAGCCATCTAAGAAGAAGACAGAAGGGTGCAGCACCGAGGAGGGACCTGGAGTCCGAGGCCGTGTGGCACGTTTCCGCTACTTTGAGGATATTTATGGCTATTCAGGG GTTTTCATCTGCGGACCCTCGCCTCACTGGCTCCTGGTGACTGGCCGTGGGGCTCTGCGTCTGCATCCCATGGGCATTGATGGCCCCATTGACTCCTTTGCTCCATTCCACAATGTGAACTGCCCTCGTGGCTTCCTGTACTTCAACAGACAG GGTGAGCTGAGGATCAGCGTCCTGCCTGCCTACCTGTCCTATGATGCTCCATGGCCTGTCAGGAAGATCCCACTGCGCTGCACAGCCCACTACGTGGCCTACCATGTAGAGTCCAAG GTGTATGCCGTGGCCACCAGCACCAACACACCCTGCACTCGCATCCCACGCATGACTGGTGAGGAAAAGGAATTTGAGGCCATTGAGAGAG ATGACAGATACATCCACCCCCAGCAAGAAGCCTTCTCCATCCAGCTCATCTCCCCAGTCAGCTGGGAGGCCATTCCCAATGCCAG GATCGAGCTAGAGGAATGGGAGCATGTCACGTGCATGAAGACTGTGTCACTACGCAGTGAGGAGACCGTTTCAGGCCTAAAGGgctatgtggctgctgggacctGCCTCATGCAGGGGGAGGAAGTCACGTGCCGTGGGCGG ATCCTGATCATGGACGTGATTGAAGTGGTGCCTGAGCCTGGGCAGCCCCTGACCAAGAACAAGTTCAAGGTCCTGTATGAGAAGGAGCAGAAGGGGCCTGTGACCGCGCTATGCCACTGCAATGGCCACCTGGTGTCAGCCATTGGCCAAAAA ATCTTCCTGTGGAGCCTGCGGGCCAGCGAGCTGACGGGCATGGCCTTCATTGACACCCAGCTCTACATCCACCAGATGATCAGTGTCAAGAACTTCATCCTGGCCGCAGACGTCATGAAGAGCATCTCACTGCTGCGTTACCAGGAGGAGAGCAAGACGCTGAGCCTGGTGTCCCGG GATGCCAAGCCTTTGGAGGTGTACAGCGTGGATTTCATGGTGGACAATGCCCAGCTGGGCTTCTTAG TGTCTGACCGAGACCGCAATCTTATGGTGTACATGTATCTGCCGGAAG CCAAAGAGAGTTTTGGGGGCATGCGCCTGCTGCGCCGGGCAGACTTCCATGTGGGTGCCCATGTGAACACATTCTGGAGGACCCCGTGCAGAGGTGCTGCAGAGGGACCCAGCAAGAAGTCGGTTGTGTGGGAAAACAAGCATATCACATGGTTTG CCACCCTGGACGGTGGCATTGGGCTCCTGTTGCCCATGCAAGAGAAGACATACCGGCGGCTGCTGATGCTGCAGAATGCACTGACAACTATGCTACCCCACCATGCCGGCCTCAACCCCCGTGCCTTCCG AATGTTGCACGTGGACCGGCGCACCCTACAGAATGCTGTGCGCAACGTCCTTGATGGAGAGCTACTAAACCGCTACCTATACCTTAGCACCATGGAGCGCAGTGAGCTGGCCAAGAAGATCGGTACCACACCCGACATT ATCCTGGATGACTTGCTGGAAACAGACCGTGTCACTGCTCACTTCTAG
- the Slc39a4 gene encoding zinc transporter ZIP4: MGFPARLTQGLLLAMLLVTAPAVQPSSLLSLLISGQGTLDRQQLDRLLNTLAVRVHCTNGPCGKCLSAEEVLTLGKPDKPGLAPEPVLESRYISHLSAAAALYLNNPEETCKDIQDGLLASHVDHYLTLLESPEAMTLGLSQLLQKIEAPVANQPTREEPCVDVPQLLEEAEEAGASRSPGLVLTALLDHVINGSCFQGLPSPQYFVDFVFRQHNSEAPNITLAELEALMHQLGVGGEDHSDHDDHSHLDRAANHQDSEPLATHNSNSSVWDTMCLSAKDVMAVYGLSEETGVSPQAWAQLSPALVQQQLSGACSSHSTVQIQDQLSQTERYLYGSLATLIICLCAVFGLLLLTCTKCSTATHYVMQTFLSLAVGALTGDALLHLTPKVLGLHTHSGEDHSHEEVGIGAQATWRLLAVLGGLYIFFLFESFFNLLLPRDQDREKDGPFSHGGHSHGVSMQLAPSDLRQSKQPHETSRSDLVTEESPELLNPESQKLKSELRMLPYLITLGDAVHNFADGLAVGAAFASSWKTGLATSLAVFCHELPHELGDFAALLHAGLTVKHALLLNLASALTAFIGLYVALAVGVGEEGEAWILAVATGLFLYVALCDMLPAMMNVQDRRPWLLFLLHNVGLLGGWTVLLLLSLYEDNITF, translated from the exons ATGGGGTTCCCAGCCCGGCTCACACAGGGGCTCCTGTTGGCCATGCTGCTGGTCACGGCACCAGCGGTCCAGCCCAGTAGCCTGCTAAGCCTGCTCATCTCCGGTCAGGGCACTCTGGATCGGCAGCAACTGGACCGCCTGTTAAATACGCTGGCGGTCCGTGTGCACTGCACCAACGGGCCGTGTGGAAAG TGCCTATCTGCCGAGGAGGTCTTGACCCTAGGCAAACCTGACAAGCCAGGGCTTGCCCCAGAACCGGTCCTGGAGTCCAGATACATTAGCCACCTTAGTGCTGCTGCTGCCCTCTACCTTAACAACCCAGAGGAAACATGTAAGGACATCCAAGATGGCCTCTTGGCCTCCCATGTGGACCATTACCTGACCCTACTGGAGAGTCCGGAGGCCATGACCTTGGGTCTGAGCCAGCTACTGCAGAAGATTGAGGCCCCTGTTGCCAACCAACCCACCAGGGAGGAG CCCTGTGTAGATGTTCCCCAACTGCTGGAGGAGGCTGAAGAAGCAGGAGCTTCCAGAAGCCCCGGCCTGGTCCTCACTGCTTTGCTGGACCATGTCATTAATGGGTCCTGCTTCCAAGGCCTGCCTAGCCCTCAGTATTTTGTGGACTTTGTGTTCCGGCAGCACAATAGCGAGGCTCCCAATATCACACTGGCTG AACTGGAGGCTTTGATGCATCAACTTGGGGTGGGTGGAGAGGACCACAGTGACCATGATGACCACAGTCATCTGGACAGGGCAGCGAACCACCAAGACTCTGAGCCCCTCGCTACCCACAATAGCAACTCCAGTGTGTGGGACACG atGTGCCTGAGTGCCAAAGATGTGATGGCTGTGTATGGGCTGTCTGAAGAGACTGGGGTGAGCCCTCAGGCCTGGGCCCAGCTCAGCCCTGCCTTGGTCCAGCAGCAGCTAAGTGGGGCCTGCAGCTCCCATTCCACCGTCCAAATTCAGGATCAGCTCAGCCAAACAGAGA GGTATCTGTATGGCTCTCTGGCAACTCTGATCATCTGCCTCTGCGCCGTGTTtggccttctgctcctgacttgtaCCAAATGCAGCACCGCCACGCACTACGTCATGCAGACCTTCCTAAGCTTGGCTGTGGGCGCACTCACCGGCGACGCCCTTCTGCACCTGACACCCAAG gtgctgggactgcacacacacagtggggaagACCACTCCCACGAGGAGGTGGGCATTGGTGCGCAGGCCACCTGGCGCCTGCTGGCGGTACTCGGAGGCCTCTACATCTTCTTCCTGTTTGAGAGCTTCTTCAACCTCCTGTTGCCCAGGGACCAG GATCGTGAGAAGGATGGGCCTTTCAGCCACGGTGGACACAGCCATGGAGTGTCGATGCAGCTGGCACCCAGCGACCTCCGGCAGTCCAAACAGCCCCACGAGACCTCCCGCTCAGATCTG GTAACAGAGGAGAGCCCAGAACTCCTGAATCCGGAGTCCCAGAAACTGAAATCAG AACTGAGGATGCTGCCCTATCTGATCACGCTGGGTGACGCGGTGCACAACTTCGCTGATGGGCTTGCTGTGGGCGCAGCCTTTGCATCCTCGTGGAAGACTGGGCTGGCCACCTCTTTGGCAGTGTTCTGCCATGAGCTGCCCCACGAACTGG GGGACTTTGCTGCTCTGCTGCACGCTGGACTGACGGTGAAGCATGCGCTTTTGCTGAACCTGGCCTCGGCGCTCACAGCATTCATTGGCCTCTATGTGGCTCTAGCAGTCGGAGTTGGGGAGGAGGGCGAGGCTTGGATTCTGGCGGTAGCCACAGGCCTCTTCCTTTACGTGGCGCTTTGTGACATG CTCCCAGCCATGATGAATGTGCAGGACCGGCGGCCCTGGCTTCTTTTCCTGCTGCACAATGTGGGCCTGCTGGGCGGCTGGACcgtcctgctgctgctgtcattGTACGAAGACAACATCACTTTCTGA